The following proteins are co-located in the Solanum pennellii chromosome 1, SPENNV200 genome:
- the LOC107028331 gene encoding cytochrome P450 98A2-like — MAFSLAFPALTLFLIYIAYNFYRRLKAKLPPGPRPWPIIGNLYDIEPIRFRCFAAWSEIYGPIFSFYLGSQLNVVINNATLAKEVLKDNDQNLADRFRTKPLANVSRNGSDLIWADYGHHYVKVRKLCNLELFTSKRIEALRPIREDEVTSMIHDIFRDSTKQGKSLIMRSYLGLVAFNNITRLTFGKRFMDSQGNVDEQGKELKEIVSNGMKIGGKLNLGDFVPWLSCFFKDDNEALKAQDSHVDRFTRVIMEEHTLARKKTGETKQHFVDALLTLQKEYELSDDTVIGLLWDMVTAGMDTVAITVEWAMAELVKNTRVQQKAQEELDRVIGSDRVITESDMSKLTYLQSVVKESLRLHPPTPLMLPHLASANVKIGGYNIPKGTIVHVNVWALGRDPKVWKDPLQFRPERFIEEDIDMKGHDFRLLPFGAGRRICPGTNLAINMVTSMLAHLLHHFEWSPPLGIERDDIDMLESPGTVTYMQTPLQVVPTPRLPQHLYERSPIVI, encoded by the exons ATGGCCTTTTCTTTAGCATTTCCAGCCTTAACactatttcttatatatattgCTTACAATTTCTATCGCCGATTGAAAGCCAAGCTACCTCCCGGTCCGCGGCCGTGGCCAATCATCGGAAACCTCTACGATATAGAGCCGATAAGGTTCCGATGCTTCGCCGCGTGGTCGGAAATATATGGCCCTATTTTCTCATTTTACCTAGGTTCACAACTAAATGTTGTGATAAATAATGCAACATTAGCTAAGGAAGTATTGAAAGATAATGACCAAAATTTGGCTGATAGGTTTAGGACTAAACCATTGGCAAATGTGAGTAGAAATGGGAGTGATTTAATTTGGGCTGATTATGGACATCATTATGTCAAAGTGAGAAAATTATGTAATCTTGAACTTTTTACTTCAAAGAGAATTGAAGCTCTTAGACCAATTAGAGAAGATGAAGTCACTTCCATGATCCATGACATCTTTAGGGATTCTACAAAGCAAG GTAAAAGCTTGATAATGAGGAGCTACTTGGGATTAGTAGCATTCAACAACATAACAAGACTAACATTTGGTAAAAGGTTTATGGACTCACAAGGTAATGTTGATGAACAAGGTAAAGAACTCAAAGAGATAGTCTCAAATGGAATGAAAATTGGAGGAAAACTTAACCTAGGTGACTTTGTTCCATGGCTAAGTTGTTTTTTCAAGGATGATAATGAAGCTCTTAAGGCACAAGATAGTCATGTTGATAGGTTTACTAGGGTTATTATGGAGGAACACACTCTTGCAAGGAAAAAAACTGGTGAAACCAAACAACACTTTGTTGATGCTTTGCTCACTCTACAAAAAGAATATGAGCTAAGTGATGACACAGTTATCGGCCTCCTTTGG GATATGGTGACAGCTGGAATGGATACAGTGGCTATAACTGTTGAATGGGCTATGGCTGAATTAGTCAAAAACACAAGGGTTCAACAAAAGGCCCAAGAAGAATTGGACCGGGTTATCGGGTCGGACCGGGTCATAACCGAATCCGATATGTCGAAACTCACCTATCTACAGAGTGTAGTTAAAGAATCACTAAGGCTACACCCTCCAACTCCACTAATGCTCCCTCACTTGGCTAGTGCTAATGTCAAAATTGGTGGTTACAACATACCTAAGGGTACGATCGTACATGTTAATGTATGGGCACTTGGACGAGATCCTAAAGTATGGAAGGATCCTTTACAATTTAGACCTGAAAGGTTCATTGAAGAGGATATTGACATGAAGGGACATGATTTTCGACTTTTACCTTTTGGTGCTGGTAGACGTATTTGTCCTGGTACAAATCTTGCTATCAATATGGTTACTTCTATGTTAGCTCACTTGTTACACCATTTTGAATGGTCTCCACCACTTGGAATCGAGCGCGATGACATCGACATGTTGGAGAGTCCTGGAACTGTTACTTATATGCAAACACCTCTACAAGTTGTTCCTACTCCTAGATTGCCTCAACACTTGTATGAACGCAGTCCTATCGTTATATAA